In a genomic window of Myxococcus fulvus:
- a CDS encoding GNAT family N-acyltransferase, with amino-acid sequence MMSMHCRVATTQRELDDALRIRWAVFGGELRLLGGKPSPTRREVSCFDTLESTVHLVVYADRTPVATLRMLLTNPEVALATGGRLGVEMEQKLDLSSLAGPGRVFAETARFCVLEQWRHTEAVAHLQAGIYAESRRRGVTHWVAAANMDTDSHEDARLIACVAEHRGWVSPRWRVRSTLPHESPAIPRSPFYTPAERERAGQGLLAGLRMPRAPSLFARKMGARFVGQPLYDASFHRFTLPLVAALDEIPASTLERFRALEGGLRRAG; translated from the coding sequence ATGATGTCCATGCACTGCCGAGTCGCCACCACCCAGCGCGAGTTGGATGATGCGCTGCGGATCCGCTGGGCTGTTTTCGGAGGAGAGCTGCGCTTGCTGGGCGGCAAGCCATCACCGACGCGGCGCGAGGTGAGCTGCTTCGACACGCTCGAGTCGACGGTGCACCTGGTGGTCTACGCGGACCGGACGCCGGTGGCGACCCTGCGGATGTTGTTGACGAATCCGGAGGTTGCGCTGGCGACGGGAGGGCGGCTGGGGGTGGAGATGGAGCAGAAGCTGGACCTGTCGAGCCTGGCGGGGCCCGGGCGGGTCTTCGCGGAGACGGCGCGCTTCTGCGTGCTGGAGCAGTGGCGGCACACGGAGGCGGTGGCGCATCTTCAGGCGGGCATCTACGCGGAGAGCCGGCGGCGCGGTGTGACGCACTGGGTTGCCGCGGCCAACATGGACACGGACTCACATGAGGACGCGCGGCTGATTGCGTGTGTGGCGGAGCACCGGGGCTGGGTGAGTCCGCGTTGGCGGGTGAGGTCGACGTTGCCTCATGAGTCGCCTGCGATCCCCAGGAGCCCGTTCTACACGCCGGCGGAGCGCGAGCGGGCAGGGCAGGGGTTGTTGGCGGGATTGAGGATGCCCCGGGCGCCGTCGCTGTTCGCCAGGAAGATGGGCGCGCGGTTCGTGGGCCAGCCGCTGTACGACGCGAGCTTCCACCGTTTCACGCTGCCGCTCGTGGCCGCGCTCGATGAGATTCCCGCCAGCACGCTGGAGCGCTTCCGCGCGCTGGAGGGGGGGCTGCGGCGAGCGGGTTGA